From a single Arachis hypogaea cultivar Tifrunner chromosome 3, arahy.Tifrunner.gnm2.J5K5, whole genome shotgun sequence genomic region:
- the LOC112734490 gene encoding protein BYPASS1-LIKE: MPSTDNQSPSSSFSSFGRSIFGVRQEQVHSVDAGHESDSCNLELGSFQRRVTDRFQDLSGASNDELLSIDWVQKLLGVFICCHEEFRTILLNNKEQVSKPPLDRLISEFFEKSVKALDICNASRDGVEKIRTWQKHLDIVLSALGSNKRALNEGQFRRARKALMDLALAMLEEKDSGSVFSQRNRSFGRHNSSKDQHSAGHSRSQSWSVSRSWSAAKQLQSIASNLVPPRGNEISATRGLAVPVYTMNCILLFVLWTLVAAIPCQDRGLNIHFSVSRQFSWSVPVNSLYERIMEESKKRDRRNSNGLLKEIYRVELCTRHLTDLVDSPQFPLTEDQEMEIEQDMKELTHVCEAFSAGLDPLERQVREGFRKIMTCRTEGLDYLGSSSYADQ, encoded by the coding sequence ATGCCTTCAACAGATAATCAGAGCCCCTCATCGTCATTCTCCTCGTTTGGCCGCTCAATATTTGGTGTCAGGCAGGAACAGGTTCATTCTGTTGATGCAGGCCACGAATCCGACTCCTGTAATTTAGAGCTTGGATCATTCCAAAGGCGGGTTACAGATCGATTTCAGGACCTCTCTGGGGCGAGTAATGATGAATTGCTCTCAATTGATTGGGTTCAGAAGCTATTGGGTGTATTCATCTGCTGCCATGAGGAATTCAGGACTATTCTGTTGAATAATAAAGAGCAGGTTTCAAAACCCCCCTTAGATCGTTTGATTTCTGAATTCTTTGAGAAGTCAGTGAAGGCGCTTGATATTTGTAATGCAAGCCGTGATGGGGTTGAGAAGATTCGTACATGGCAAAAGCATCTGGATATTGTGCTTTCTGCCTTGGGTTCGAATAAGAGAGCATTGAATGAAGGCCAGTTCCGGAGGGCAAGAAAGGCACTGATGGATTTAGCATTGGCAATGCTCGAGGAGAAAGACTCTGGATCAGTTTTTTCGCAACGTAATAGATCTTTTGGGCGTCATAACTCGAGCAAGGATCAACACTCGGCAGGGCATTCACGATCGCAGTCATGGAGTGTCTCTCGATCATGGTCTGCTGCTAAGCAACTCCAGTCCATTGCAAGCAACCTTGTTCCACCTCGTGGGAATGAGATTTCTGCTACAAGAGGACTTGCAGTTCCTGTTTATACAATGAATTGTATTCTCTTGTTTGTTTTGTGGACCCTTGTTGCGGCAATTCCCTGCCAGGACAGGGGTCTAAACATTCACTTTTCAGTCTCGCGGCAATTTTCCTGGAGTGTGCCGGTTAACTCCCTCTATGAACGGATCATGGAGGAGTCAAAGAAGCGGGATCGCCGGAACTCAAATGGATTGTTGAAGGAGATATATCGAGTTGAGCTATGTACCCGTCACTTGACAGACTTGGTGGATTCACCTCAGTTTCCCTTGACAGAGGATCAGGAAATGGAAATTGAACAGGACATGAAGGAGCTCACTCATGTTTGTGAAGCTTTTAGTGCTGGACTGGATCCACTGGAGCGCCAAGTGAGGGAGGGATTCCGGAAGATTATGACGTGCCGAACTGAGGGTCTTGATTACCTTGGCTCATCAAGCTATGCAGATCAATGA